A stretch of Rhea pennata isolate bPtePen1 unplaced genomic scaffold, bPtePen1.pri scaffold_32, whole genome shotgun sequence DNA encodes these proteins:
- the LOC134154510 gene encoding olfactory receptor 14A16-like produces the protein MSNSSSLNEFLLLPLAGTREQQLLHFSLFLGIYMAALLGNSLIITAVACDHRLHTPMYFFLLNLSILDLGSISTTVPKSMANSLWNTRSISYSGCVPQVFLVIFLFSAEYYLLTVMAYDRYVAICKPLHYGTIMDSRACVRMAAAAWASGFIYAVLHTGNTFSIPLCQGNAVDQFFCEIPQIFKLSCTDSYLREVGLIVVSVFLVFWCFIFIVLTYVQIFTAVLRIPSEQGRHKAFSMCLPHLAVVSLFVVTLTFAYLKPPNLSSPTLDLVVSVLYSMVPPTLNPLIYSMRNKELQEAVRKLFQLVQVQQP, from the coding sequence atgtccaacagcagctccctcaatGAGTTCCTTCTCCTGCCACTTGCGGGAACCCGGGAgcagcagctcttgcacttctcactcttcctgggcatctacatggctgccctcctgggcaacagcctcatcatcacagccgtAGCATGTGACCACCgtctccacacccccatgtatttcttccttctcaacctctccatcctcgaccttggctccatctccaccactgtccccaaatccatggccaattccctctgGAACACCAGgtccatttcctactcaggatgtgttCCCCAGGTCTTCCTGGttatcttcttgttttcagcagagtacTATCTtctcactgtcatggcctatgaccgctatgttgccatctgcaaacccctgcactatggcacaatcatggacagcagagcttgtgtcagaatggcagcagctgcctgggccagtggttttaTCTATGCTGTGCTGCATACTGGGAACACATTTTCAAtaccactctgccaaggcaatgctgtggaccagttcttctgtgaaatcccccagatcttcaagctctcctgcacagactcctacctcagggaagttgggcttattgtggttagtgtctttttagtcttttggtgtttcattttcattgtgctgacttacgtgcagatcttcactgctgtgctgaggatcccctctgagcagggccggcacaaagccttttccatgtgcctccctcacctggccgtggtctccctgtttgttGTGACTCTCAcgtttgcctacctgaagccccccAATTTGTCCTCCCCAACTCTGGATCTAGTGGTGAGTGTTCTGTATTCGATGGTGCCTCCAACACTGAATCctctcatctacagcatgaggaacaaggagctccaggaggcagtgaggaaacTGTTCCAGCTGGTACAAGTACAGCAGCCATAG
- the LOC134154611 gene encoding olfactory receptor 14A16-like, with protein MSNSSSLNEFLLLAFADTPELQLLHFWLFLGIYLATLLGNSLIITAVACDHHLHTPMYFFLLNLSLLDLGSISTTVPKSMANSLWNTRAISYSGCAAQVFMFVFLLGGEFSLLTVMAYDRYIAICRPLHYGKLMGTRACVKMAAAAWCCSFLNALLHTANTFSLPLCQGNTVDQFFCEIPQILKLSCADSYLREVEALVVSLCLVFGCFVFIVLSYVQIFTAVLRIPSEQGQHKAFSMCLPHLAVVSLFVSTTAFVYLKPSSISSPSLDLVVAVLYSVVPPTLNPLIYSMRNKELQDALRNVISWTFFSSSKIPFALHK; from the coding sequence atgtccaacagcagctccctcaacgagttcctcctcctggcatttgcgGACAcaccagagctgcagctcttgcacttctggctcttcctgggcatctacctggctaccctcctgggcaacagcctcatcatcacagccgtAGCCTGCGACCACCatctccacacccccatgtacttcttcctcctcaacctctccctcctcgaccttggctccatctccaccactgtccccaaatccatggccaattccctctggaacaccagggccatttcctatTCAGGATGTGCTGCTCAAGTGTTTATGTTTGTCTTTTTGCTTGGAGGAGAATTTTCTCTTCTCACTGTtatggcctatgaccgctacaTTGCCATTTGCAGACCCCTGCACTATGGGAAACTCATGGGCACcagagcttgtgtcaaaatggcagcagctgcctggtgctgcagttttctcaatgctctcctgcacacagctaacacattttcactacctctctgccaaggcaacacagtggaccagttcttctgtgaaatcccccagatactcaagctctcctgtgcagactcctacctcagggaagttgaggcTCTTGTGGTTAGTCTTTGTTTAGTCTTTggatgctttgttttcattgtgctaTCGtatgtgcagatcttcactgctgtgctgaggatcccctccgAGCAGGGCCAACACAAAGCCTtctccatgtgcctccctcacctggccgTGGTCTCCCTCTTTGTCAGCACTACAGCATTTGTCTACCTGAagccctcctccatctcctccccatctctggatctggtggtggctgttctgtactcagtggtgcctccaacactgaacccgctcatctacagcatgaggaacaaggagctccaggaTGCCCTGAGGAATGTGATCTCATGGACATTTTTCAGCAGTAGTAAAATTCCCTTTGCTCTCCACAAATGA